A genomic stretch from Salmo trutta unplaced genomic scaffold, fSalTru1.1, whole genome shotgun sequence includes:
- the LOC115190902 gene encoding uncharacterized protein LOC115190902 isoform X3: protein MSVVVLIWCILGLYRSVMSLMVLIWCIPGLYRSVIMSLMVLIWCILGLYRPVIMSVVVLIWCILGLYRPVIMSVVVLIWCIPGLYRYVIMSVVVLIWCILGLYRSVIMSVVVLIWCILGLYRSVIMSVVVLIWCILGLYRSVIMSVVVLIWCIPGLYRPVIMSVVVLIWCIPGLYRPVIMSLMVLIWCIPGLYRSVMSVVVLIWCILGLYRPFIMSLMVLIWCILGLYRSVIMSLMDLIWCIPGLYRSVIMSVVVLIWCIPGLYRPVIMSVVVLIWCILGLYRSVIMSLIVLIWQLSWMQTERIKCGVVIHSKTLIHSIPDTVKH, encoded by the exons ATGTCTGTAGTGGTTCTAATCTGGTGTATCCTAGGACTATATAGGTCTGTTATGTCTTTAATGGTTCTAATCTGGTGTATCCCAGGACTATATAGGTCTGTTATAATGTCTTTAATGGTTCTAATCTGGTGTATCCTAGGACTATATAGGCCTGTTATAATGTCTGTAGTGGTTCTAATCTGGTGTATCCTAGGACTATATAGGCCTGTTATAATGTCTGTAGTGGTTCTAATCTGGTGTATCCCAGGACTATATAGGTATGTTATAATGTCTGTAGTGGTTCTAATCTGGTGTATCCTAGGACTATATAG GTCTGTTATAATGTCTGTAGTGGTTCTAATCTGGTGTATCCTAGGACTATATAGGTCTGTTATAATGTCTGTAGTGGTTCTAATCTGGTGTATCCTAGGACTATATAGGTCTGTTATAATGTCTGTAGTGGTTCTAATCTGGTGTATCCCAGGACTATATAGGCCTGTTATAATGTCTGTAGTGGTTCTAATCTGGTGTATCCCAGGACTATATAGGCCTGTTATAATGTCTTTAATGGTTCTAATCTGGTGTATCCCAGGACTATATAGGTCTGTTATGTCTGTAGTGGTTCTAATCTGGTGTATCCTAGGACTATATAGGCCTTTTATAATGTCTTTAATGGTTCTAATCTGGTGTATCCTAGGACTATATAGGTCTGTTATAATGTCTTTAATGGATCTAATCTGGTGTATCCCAGGACTATATAGGTCTGTTATAATGTCTGTAGTGGTTCTAATCTGGTGTATCCCAGGACTATATAGGCCTGTTATAATGTCTGTAGTGGTTCTAATCTGGTGTATCCTAGGACTATATAGGTCTGTTATAATGTCTTTAATTGTTCTAATCTGGCAGCTTTCCTGGATGCAAACAGAAAGGATCAAATGTGGTGTGGTAATACACAGTAAAACATTGATACACAGCATCCCAGACACAGTAAAACATTGA
- the LOC115190902 gene encoding uncharacterized protein LOC115190902 isoform X1 has protein sequence MSVVVLIWCILGLYRSVMSLMVLIWCIPGLYRSVIMSLMVLIWCILGLYRPVIMSVVVLIWCILGLYRPVIMSVVVLIWCIPGLYRYVIMSVVVLIWCILGLYRPVIMSVVVLIWCILGLYRPVIMSLMVLIWCIPGLYRSVMSVVVLIWCILGLYRPFIMSLMVLIWCILGLYRSVIMSVVVLIWCILGLYRSVIMSVVVLIWCILGLYRSVIMSVVVLIWCIPGLYRPVIMSVVVLIWCIPGLYRPVIMSLMVLIWCIPGLYRSVMSVVVLIWCILGLYRPFIMSLMVLIWCILGLYRSVIMSLMDLIWCIPGLYRSVIMSVVVLIWCIPGLYRPVIMSVVVLIWCILGLYRSVIMSLIVLIWQLSWMQTERIKCGVVIHSKTLIHSIPDTVKH, from the exons ATGTCTGTAGTGGTTCTAATCTGGTGTATCCTAGGACTATATAGGTCTGTTATGTCTTTAATGGTTCTAATCTGGTGTATCCCAGGACTATATAGGTCTGTTATAATGTCTTTAATGGTTCTAATCTGGTGTATCCTAGGACTATATAGGCCTGTTATAATGTCTGTAGTGGTTCTAATCTGGTGTATCCTAGGACTATATAGGCCTGTTATAATGTCTGTAGTGGTTCTAATCTGGTGTATCCCAGGACTATATAGGTATGTTATAATGTCTGTAGTGGTTCTAATCTGGTGTATCCTAGGACTATATAG GCCTGTTATAATGTCTGTAGTGGTTCTAATCTGGTGTATCCTAGGACTATATAGGCCTGTTATAATGTCTTTAATGGTTCTAATCTGGTGTATCCCAGGACTATATAGGTCTGTTATGTCTGTAGTGGTTCTAATCTGGTGTATCCTAGGACTATATAGGCCTTTTATAATGTCTTTAATGGTTCTAATCTGGTGTATCCTAGGACTATATAGGTCTGTTATAATGTCTGTAGTGGTTCTAATCTGGTGTATCCTAGGACTATATAGGTCTGTTATAATGTCTGTAGTGGTTCTAATCTGGTGTATCCTAGGACTATATAGGTCTGTTATAATGTCTGTAGTGGTTCTAATCTGGTGTATCCCAGGACTATATAGGCCTGTTATAATGTCTGTAGTGGTTCTAATCTGGTGTATCCCAGGACTATATAGGCCTGTTATAATGTCTTTAATGGTTCTAATCTGGTGTATCCCAGGACTATATAGGTCTGTTATGTCTGTAGTGGTTCTAATCTGGTGTATCCTAGGACTATATAGGCCTTTTATAATGTCTTTAATGGTTCTAATCTGGTGTATCCTAGGACTATATAGGTCTGTTATAATGTCTTTAATGGATCTAATCTGGTGTATCCCAGGACTATATAGGTCTGTTATAATGTCTGTAGTGGTTCTAATCTGGTGTATCCCAGGACTATATAGGCCTGTTATAATGTCTGTAGTGGTTCTAATCTGGTGTATCCTAGGACTATATAGGTCTGTTATAATGTCTTTAATTGTTCTAATCTGGCAGCTTTCCTGGATGCAAACAGAAAGGATCAAATGTGGTGTGGTAATACACAGTAAAACATTGATACACAGCATCCCAGACACAGTAAAACATTGA
- the LOC115190902 gene encoding uncharacterized protein LOC115190902 isoform X2 has product MSVVVLIWCILGLYRPVIMSVVVLIWCILGLYRPVIMSVVVLIWCIPGLYRYVIMSVVVLIWCILGLYRPVIMSVVVLIWCILGLYRPVIMSLMVLIWCIPGLYRSVMSVVVLIWCILGLYRPFIMSLMVLIWCILGLYRSVIMSVVVLIWCILGLYRSVIMSVVVLIWCILGLYRSVIMSVVVLIWCIPGLYRPVIMSVVVLIWCIPGLYRPVIMSLMVLIWCIPGLYRSVMSVVVLIWCILGLYRPFIMSLMVLIWCILGLYRSVIMSLMDLIWCIPGLYRSVIMSVVVLIWCIPGLYRPVIMSVVVLIWCILGLYRSVIMSLIVLIWQLSWMQTERIKCGVVIHSKTLIHSIPDTVKH; this is encoded by the exons ATGTCTGTAGTGGTTCTAATCTGGTGTATCCTAGGACTATATAG GCCTGTTATAATGTCTGTAGTGGTTCTAATCTGGTGTATCCTAGGACTATATAGGCCTGTTATAATGTCTGTAGTGGTTCTAATCTGGTGTATCCCAGGACTATATAGGTATGTTATAATGTCTGTAGTGGTTCTAATCTGGTGTATCCTAGGACTATATAG GCCTGTTATAATGTCTGTAGTGGTTCTAATCTGGTGTATCCTAGGACTATATAGGCCTGTTATAATGTCTTTAATGGTTCTAATCTGGTGTATCCCAGGACTATATAGGTCTGTTATGTCTGTAGTGGTTCTAATCTGGTGTATCCTAGGACTATATAGGCCTTTTATAATGTCTTTAATGGTTCTAATCTGGTGTATCCTAGGACTATATAGGTCTGTTATAATGTCTGTAGTGGTTCTAATCTGGTGTATCCTAGGACTATATAGGTCTGTTATAATGTCTGTAGTGGTTCTAATCTGGTGTATCCTAGGACTATATAGGTCTGTTATAATGTCTGTAGTGGTTCTAATCTGGTGTATCCCAGGACTATATAGGCCTGTTATAATGTCTGTAGTGGTTCTAATCTGGTGTATCCCAGGACTATATAGGCCTGTTATAATGTCTTTAATGGTTCTAATCTGGTGTATCCCAGGACTATATAGGTCTGTTATGTCTGTAGTGGTTCTAATCTGGTGTATCCTAGGACTATATAGGCCTTTTATAATGTCTTTAATGGTTCTAATCTGGTGTATCCTAGGACTATATAGGTCTGTTATAATGTCTTTAATGGATCTAATCTGGTGTATCCCAGGACTATATAGGTCTGTTATAATGTCTGTAGTGGTTCTAATCTGGTGTATCCCAGGACTATATAGGCCTGTTATAATGTCTGTAGTGGTTCTAATCTGGTGTATCCTAGGACTATATAGGTCTGTTATAATGTCTTTAATTGTTCTAATCTGGCAGCTTTCCTGGATGCAAACAGAAAGGATCAAATGTGGTGTGGTAATACACAGTAAAACATTGATACACAGCATCCCAGACACAGTAAAACATTGA